The Candidatus Methanoperedens sp. genome segment CACCATATCCGCCGTCGCAACATCCTGTATCGCAAGCCCTGTCGAATCAAAAACCGTAATCTCGGAATCCTTCGTCCTGGCTTTCTTCCTCCCCGTCACCACCTCGCCCAGTTCGCAAAAAATATCCTTTTCCGAAAGCAATCCCTTCGCCAGAGGCACATTAATCTCGCCCGAGTGCGAAGCCTGGGGAAGGTCGTCCACCACTACTTTTGCGCGCTTCAATATCCTCGGGTCAAGCTCTTCCTTTCCGGGCGCATCCGCACCGATGGCATTGATGTGCGTACCATCGGAAATCCACTCGTTCATAACTATGTGTTCTCTTGAAGGCGTTGTGGTAACAAGGATATCGCAATCGCATACTTCCCTGATGCTTTTCTTGGGAGTTATTTCGCATTCTATTCTTTTTTCCATTTCCTCTTTGAAGGCAAGCGCATGCTTTTCCGATGTGCTGGTAACCTTGACCTCCTCGATATCGATTATTTCATCTATCGCAAGAAGCTGCGTCCTTGCCTGGTTCCCAGCCCCCACAAAACCCACGATTTTCGAGTTCTTTCGGGCAAGGTATTTCACAGCCACTCCCCCGCCAGCGCCTGTTCTCATATCCGTCAGATAAGTCCCGTCCATTACCGCAATCGGCGCGCCCGTTTCTGTTGAATTAAGGATTACAAGCGCCATCACAGTGGGCAAGCCTTTCTTGGGATTATCGGGATGAACGTTCACTATCTTCACTCCTGTAATGTCCTGCTCTTCAAGATACGCAGGCATCGTTCGCAGGTCGCCGTTGTGCTTTTTGAAATAAAGATATAGCTTGGGAGGCATCTGCACCTTCTTGAGACCGTGCTGCCTGAAGGCTTCTTCCACGACCGCAAGCGCTCCTTTCATGTCGAGGAGCGATTTCACCTCGTTTCGATTAAGCCAAAGAATCTGATTTTCCATGATATTTCCCCCTTGTATAATTAGCCAGTCTTGGCATATAAGTTTCGATTTTATTAACAAATCTTGCCGCTTTCCTAAGTTTAATTAAACTCAACGGGTTAAGCTCAACCCACAATTTAAATATCTCCCTGAATATCAAGGTGCATCATGACCCTGGAAAAACTTGACGTAGCGACCTTAAAAAAATCAGGCTACATGAAGCAGAAGCAAAAAGACCTTTTCGTGGTCAGGCTGCGCATGCCCTGCGGCAACGTTACATCTCCCCAGCTTGAGGGGATCAGCCGGATTGCCAGGAAATACGGCACAGGATACATTCATATCACCACTCGCCAGGGTATGCAGATCCCGGATGTAGATATCCACAACCTCGATGCAATCACAAAAGAACTTGAAGATAATGGCACTCCGCCGGGTTCATGCGGACCGCGTGTACGCAATATCATTTCATGCCCGGGAAACCTTGAATGCAATTACGGCATCATAGATACCTACGGCTTGGCAGGCATACTGGATAAGGAATTTTTTGGCGAGGACATGCCTGTAAAAATAAAATTCGCAGTAACAGGATGCCCGAACGCCTGCG includes the following:
- the ala gene encoding alanine dehydrogenase translates to MENQILWLNRNEVKSLLDMKGALAVVEEAFRQHGLKKVQMPPKLYLYFKKHNGDLRTMPAYLEEQDITGVKIVNVHPDNPKKGLPTVMALVILNSTETGAPIAVMDGTYLTDMRTGAGGGVAVKYLARKNSKIVGFVGAGNQARTQLLAIDEIIDIEEVKVTSTSEKHALAFKEEMEKRIECEITPKKSIREVCDCDILVTTTPSREHIVMNEWISDGTHINAIGADAPGKEELDPRILKRAKVVVDDLPQASHSGEINVPLAKGLLSEKDIFCELGEVVTGRKKARTKDSEITVFDSTGLAIQDVATADMVYRKALKANIGIKLQQF
- a CDS encoding 4Fe-4S binding protein, whose amino-acid sequence is MTLEKLDVATLKKSGYMKQKQKDLFVVRLRMPCGNVTSPQLEGISRIARKYGTGYIHITTRQGMQIPDVDIHNLDAITKELEDNGTPPGSCGPRVRNIISCPGNLECNYGIIDTYGLAGILDKEFFGEDMPVKIKFAVTGCPNACAKPQENDLGVMGILKPAIYSEDCTGCGTCTFMCPEKAIVVENEKAKIVWDKCNLCGACVGACPSDLIAEEWKGYKLFVGGKIGKHPKLGMELTDAKSSQEAVEVFRKIINWSKKNTNIGERFGDCLDRVGFENFKKEILG